The proteins below come from a single Corylus avellana chromosome ca3, CavTom2PMs-1.0 genomic window:
- the LOC132174758 gene encoding cysteine synthase 2 isoform X1 yields the protein MAPVRTTGGVVVAAAISIFSMVMLSHLLSSKKNILRLSKKKKEKARNGLVDAIGNTPLIRINSLSEATGCEILGKCEFLNPGGSVKDRVAVKIIEEALESGELAQGGVVTEGSAGSTAISLATVAPAYGCKCHVVIPDDAAIEKSQILEALGATVERVRPVSITHRDHYVNIARRRALEANEVASKHRKSDQMDGKPVKQINGYTSDEEKQSSALLNNSRGGFFADQFENLANFRAHYEGTGPEILEQTGGNLDAFVAAAGTGGTVAGVSKFLQEKVPNIKSFLVDPPGSGLFNKVTRGVMYTREEAEGRRLKNPFDTITEGIGINRLTQNFLMAKLDGAFRGTDMEAVEMSRFLLKNDGLFLGSSSAMNCVGAVRVAQSIGPGHTIVTILCDSGMRHLSKFYNDEYLSQNGLTPKATGLEFLGIK from the exons ATGGCACCCGTGAGAACCACAGGCGGTGTTGTTGTTGCCGCTGCAATCTCCATCTTCTCCATGGTCATGCTCTCTCACTTGCTCAGCTCCAAAAAGAACATCTTGCGcctctcaaagaagaagaaggaaaaggcCAGAAATGGGCTTGTTGATGCCATTGGCAACACCCCCTTGATTCGCATCAACAGCCTCTCTGAAGCCACTGGTTGCGAA ATTCTTGGGAAGTGCGAGTTTTTGAATCCAGGAGGGAGTGTGAAAGATAGAGTTGCCGTGAAAATTATTGAAGAG GCTTTGGAATCTGGGGAGCTAGCTCAAGGTGGAGTTGTTACTGAGGGGAGCGCTGGCAGCACTGCCATCAGCCTTGCTACAGTTGCTCCTGCCTATGGATGCAAATGCCATGTGGTTATCCCTGATGATGCTGCTATCGAGAAG TCTCAAATACTTGAAGCCCTTGGAGCTACTGTTGAAAGGGTAAGACCCGTGTCAATTACACACAGAGACCACTATGTCAATATTGCACGGAGAAGAGCACTGGAAGCAAATGAGGTGGCATCAAAGCATAGAAAATCTGACCAAATGGATGGCAAACCCGTAAAGCAAATCAATGGTTACACATCCGATGAAGAGAAACAAAGTTCAGCTTTATTGAATAATAGTAGAGGTGGCTTCTTTGCTGATCAGTTTGAAAATCTTGCAAACTTCCGAGCACACTATGAGGGTACCGGGCCTGAGATTTTGGAACAGACTGGCGGTAATTTGGACGCATTTGTAGCAGCTGCAGGCACAGGAGGGACTGTGGCTGGTGTTTCCAAGTTTCTCCAG GAAAAAGTTCCAAACATCAAGTCCTTCCTGGTAGATCCTCCTGGTTCTGGTTTGTTCAATAAGGTAACAAGAGGGGTGATGTACACTAGAGAGGAGGCTGAAGGTCGCAGATTAAAGAATCCGTTTGACACAATAACAGAAGGAATTGGAATCAACAGGTTGACACAGAATTTCTTAATGGCAAAACTTGATGGGGCTTTTAGAGGCACAGACATGGAGGCTGTTGAAATGTCTAG GTTTCTTTTGAAGAATGACGGGCTCTTTCTTGGAAGTTCATCGGCTATGAATTGTGTTGGAGCTGTCAGAGTGGCACAGTCCATCGGCCCTGGTCACACTATTGTAACTATTCTTTGTGACAGTGGGATGAGGCATCTGAGCAAGTTTTACAATGATGAGTATCTGTCTCAGAATGGATTGACACCCAAGGCAACAGGATTAGAGTTTTTGGGCATCAAATGA
- the LOC132173969 gene encoding DEK domain-containing chromatin-associated protein 4: MGDENTVTVANGASLPEKKDEVVAEKKEEQNGVKDMEEDKNDDERVEAAKMDEDAEAKEDKESEEENKKEEIEEPKTEAMEEDASPSEKEVIEEKDEVKDELEEKIVVAEEKEDKDEDKAESKAQKGSKKRGKGKSREKVEEKTKEVKEKTKEVKEKTKEIKEKKEPEPRTPAIDRPVRERKSVERLVASIEKEAVKEFQIEKGPGTALKDIPNVAFKLSRRKTDDTFKLLHTILFGRRGKALQVKNNISRFSGFVWHENEEKQMIKVKEKLDKCNKEKLSEFCDVLDIPIAKATTRKEDIVAKLIEFLVSPHATTTVLLAEKEKSSKGSKKRKRVARGSSSASGSEASKHSAKNRRKAEDTEKMEKKSSLEADEDDESEEEEREEEKEEDEQNEEEENENGVAEKSEDEMPEHSESEEKIDSEEESEEDVKKHKRSSKTSSRKKESARKAKTKKITVSNKSSTTPKRTPKKSLSKPSKVDDDNDTSPKVFSRKKKIEKVAKEKASTPKKPASREKSGKKVAKGKDKVKEEKLRPNDNELRDATCEILKEVDFNTATFTDILKLLARKFNTDLTPRKSSIKLMIQEELTKLADEADDEEDGEGDAEKDENQSAGQEVET, encoded by the exons ATGGGTGACGAGAATACGGTGACAGTGGCAAATGGGGCTAGCCTGCCAGAGAAAAAAGACGAAGTTGTGGCcgagaagaaagaggagcaaaATGGAGTAAAAGACATGGAAGAAGATAAGAACGATGATGAGAGAGTTGAGGCTGCAAAAATGGACGAAGACGCAGAGGCAAAGGAAGACAAGGAaagtgaagaagaaaataaaaaagaagaaatagagGAACCGAAAACAGAGGCAATGGAAGAAGATGCTAGTCCAAGTGAAAAAGAGGTGATTGAAGAAAAGGATGAAGTCAAAGACGAGTTAGAGGAAAAGATTGTTGtggcagaggagaaagaagacaAGGATGAAGATAAGGCAGAGAGTAAGGCGCAGAAGGGGTCGAAGAAGCGTGGGAAAGGGAAGAGTAGAGAGAAAGTAGAAGAGAAGACAAAGGAAGTTAAAGAGAAGACAAAGGAAGTTAAAGAGAAGACAAAGGAAATTAAAGAGAAGAAGGAGCCAGAGCCAAGGACTCCTGCTATTGACCGTCCTGTACGCGAGAGGAAATCTGTTGAAAGGCTGGTGGCCTCGATTGAAAAAGAAGCTGTGAAGGAGTTCCAAATTGAAAAG GGCCCTGGTACCGCACTGAAAGATATACCTAATG TGGCATTCAAGTTATCAAGAAGAAAGACTGATGACACTTTCAAACTGCTTCACACAATTCTCTTTGGAAGAAGAGGGAAG GCACTTCAGGTCAAGAATAACATATCCCGGTTTTCTGGTTTTGTATGGCATGAAAATGAG GAAAAGCAGATGATCAAAGTAAAAGAGAAACTTGACAAGTGTAATAAAGAGAAGTTGTCGGAATTCTGCGATGTGCTTGACATACCAATTGCCAAGGCTACTACCAGAAAG GAAGATATTGTTGCAAAGCTGATAGAGTTCTTGGTGTCCCCTCATGCTACAACTACTGTGCTACTTGCTGAAAAAGAGAAG TCAAGTAAGGGCAGCAAAAAGCGGAAAAGGGTGGCCAGAGGAAGTTCATCAGCATCTGGAAGTGAAGCTTCAAAACATTCAGCAAAG AACCGAAGAAAGGCTGAGGATAcagaaaaaatggagaaaaagagtTCACTTGAGgcagatgaagatgatgagtctgaagaagaggaaagagaagaggaaaaagaagaggatgaaCAAAATGAAGaggaggaaaatgaaaatggtgtTGCCGAAAAATCTGAGGATGAAATGCCTGAGCATTCGGAAAGTGAGGAGAAAATTGAttctgaagaagaatctgaGGAAGATGTGAAGAAACACAAGCGAAGTTCTAAAACATCGTCTAGAAAGAAGGAATCTGCCAGGAAAgccaaaaccaagaaaatcaCAGTTTCAAATAAATCCAGTACAACGCCCAAAAGAACACCTAAGAAATCATTGTCCAAACCCTCGAAGGTTGATGATGACAATGATACAAGTCCAAAGGTGTTctcaaggaaaaagaaaattgaaaaagtagCAAAAGAAAAGGCTTCAACTCCAAAGAAACCTGCCTCCAGGGAGAAATCTG ggaaaaaggTTGCTAAAGGGAAGGACAAGGTCAAGGAGGAGAAACTCAGGCCAAATGATAATGAATTGAGAGATGCAACATGTGAAATTCTTAAAGAAGTAGACTTTAATACG GCCACTTTCACCGATATTCTGAAGCTACTTG CTCGAAAGTTTAATACGGATCTCACCCCAAGAAAGTCATCAATAAAGCTCATGATCCAGGAAGAGCTCACAAAACTAGCTGATGAggcagatgatgaagaagatggagaaGGTGACGCTGAGAAAGATGAAAACCAGTCTGCTGGCCAAGAGGTGGAAACCTGA
- the LOC132174605 gene encoding probable LRR receptor-like serine/threonine-protein kinase At3g47570 → MKLHSRNLRALQYCTACLGVILLFSAAAAAPTNETDRLALLKFKELLPIDPFNVFLSWNDSIHFCRWHGITCSRKHQRVTALDLRGNSLSGSISPFIGNLSFLRVVNLSDNLLQDEIPRQVTHLFRLQRLDLSNNSLTGEIPSNFSNCPELRYIHFFRNQLIGRIPIELGSLLKLVSLDVFQNNLTGGIPPSLGNISSLQKLDLSLNNLVGIIPDEIAHLQRLVYFEVVVNNLFGTFPYSLYNISTLKIILTGENQLNGTLPSNIGLTLPNLQQFGIINNQFFGPIPLSLSNFSRMEKLGLAGNHFVGQVPTDLGNLLNLQLLDIGLNNLGSNSSKDLDFLTSLGNCTELEKLDFSECNFGGSLPNSIGNLSKQLSFLNIGFNQISGIIPAALENLINLTTLYMAENLFTGTIPTYFGKLHKLQALVMFGNRLSGHIPSSLGNLTQLAQLYSYENNLEGSIPSSLGSCKNLQFLSISENNLSGAIPKTILSSQLLGLYLSHNSLTGTLPVEVGNLKNILHLDVAENNLFGEIPTAIGDCSSLQKLYLEGNSFEGNIPLSLASLKDFHYADLSRNHLSGTIPKDLQNVSVLRHLNLSFNNLVGEVPMEGVFQNASAISVIGNKKLCGGIPELQLQACEIFKVMKQGKSHVFKLSAIIVSGVLCFLLLSSFLVLHRRRKSKKESSSTLPKTNKLSNVSYKELYQTTGGFSPNNLIGSGSFGSVYKGILEKEKKTVAVKVLNLQQKGASKSFMAECNALRNIRHRNLVKILTCCSSMDYNGNEFKALVYEFMANGNLDKWLHQDRDNENPPRYLNLLQRLNIAIDVASALHYLHDHCETPIIHCDLKPSNVLLEDGMIAKVSDFGLARILSTSNDVSQNQTSTIGIKGTIGYAAPEYGMGGEVSTQGDVHSYGIFVLEMFTRKRPTDKMFKDGFNLHNFVNMGLPEKLVQIVDPNLLTREVNELAIAIEEDGHNNDGHSDTEIAEERVHVMNLSQMNSNMQKCLLSVFKIGLACSLELPRERMNMGDVTRELCRIKNAFLQVGLHE, encoded by the exons ATGAAGCTTCATAGCCGCAACTTACGTGCACTGCAATATTGCACGGCATGCCTTGGAGTCATTCTTCTCTTTTCTGCTGCTGCCGCTGCTCCAACAAACGAGACTGATCGTTTGGCTTTGCTCAAATTCAAAGAATTGTTACCCATTGACCCATTTAACGTCTTCCTCTCTTGGAATGATTCCATCCACTTCTGCCGCTGGCACGGAATTACATGCAGCCGGAAGCATCAAAGAGTTACGGCCTTGGACCTACGTGGCAATTCGTTAAGTGGATCAATTTCACCTTTCATCGGCAACCTCAGCTTCCTTAGGGTGGTCAACCTCTCAGACAACTTGTTACAAGATGAAATTCCACGACAAGTCACTCATCTATTCCGGCTGCAGCGTCTCGATCTTAGCAATAACTCATTGACAGGGGAAATTCCAAGCAACTTCTCCAACTGTCCTGAACTAAGATATATCCACTTTTTTAGGAACCAGCTTATTGGGAGAATTCCCATTGAGCTCGGCTCATTGTTGAAGCTCGTAAGCCTTGATGTTTTCCAAAATAACTTGACAGGAGGCATCCCGCCTTCTTTGGGGAATATTTCTTCGCTCCAAAAACTCGACCTTTCGCTCAATAATCTCGTGGGAATTATTCCAGATGAAATTGCTCATTTGCAAAGGTTAGTTTACTTTGAAGTTGTGGTCAATAATCTTTTTGGTACGTTCCCGTATTCCCTTTACAATATATCAACTTTGAAGATCATTTTGACCGGAGAAAACCAACTTAATGGCACTCTTCCATCCAACATAGGCCTCACTCTCCCTAATCTCCAACAATTCGGCATCATAAACAACCAATTCTTTGGTCCAATCCCACTTTCACTATCCAATTTTTCTCGGATGGAAAAACTTGGTCTTGCCGGAAACCATTTTGTGGGACAAGTTCCAACTGATCTAGGAAACCTGCTAAATCTCCAGTTGctagatattggattgaataatctTGGAAGTAATTCATCCAAGGACTTAGATTTCTTAACATCTTTGGGAAATTGCACCGAACTGGAAAAGCTAGATTTTTCTGAATGCAATTTTGGAGGTAGTTTACCCAATTCTATAGGAAATTTGTCAAAGCAACTCAGCTTTTTAAATATTGGTTTCAATCAAATATCTGGAATTATTCCTGCAGCATTAGAGAATCTCATCAACTTAACTACCCTCTACATGGCGGAAAACCTCTTCACAGGCACCATTCCCACTTATTTTGGCAAGTTACATAAGCTGCAAGCATTGGTTATGTTTGGAAACAGATTGTCGGGGCACATACCATCCTCTCTAGGTAACCTCACTCAATTGGCCCAATTGTATTCATATGAGAACAATTTGGAAGGGAGCATTCCATCAAGTTTAGGAAGCTGCAAAAATTTGCAATTCTTATCAATTTCTGAAAATAACCTTAGTGGAGCCATACCCAAAACGATTCTTTCTTCCCAATTACTAGGACTCTACTTATCACACAACTCCTTGACAGGCACCCTACCCGTGGAAGTaggcaatttgaaaaatattttgcactTGGATGTCGCtgaaaacaatttgtttggtgAGATTCCCACAGCCATTGGAGATTGCTCGAGTTTGCAAAAACTTTACTTGGAGGGTAATTCATTTGAAGGAAACATACCTCTATCTCTAGCTTCCTTGAAAGACTTTCACTATGCAGATCTTTCACGAAACCATTTGTCGGGAACAATTCCTAAAGATCTACAAAATGTCTCTGTTCTACGGCATTTGAATCTTTCATTTAATAATTTGGTAGGCGAGGTGCCAATGGAGGGAGTATTCCAAAATGCTAGTGCAATATCAGTGATAGGAAATAAAAAGCTTTGTGGAGGTATCCCAGAACTGCAACTGCAAGCATGTGAAATATTCAAAGTTATGAAGCAAGGAAAATCTCATGTATTCAAATTATCTGCCATCATTGTTAGTGGGGTTTTATGTTTCCTTCTACTTTCATCCTTTCTTGTCCTTCATAGgaggagaaaatcaaaaaaagaatcatCTTCTACACTCCCCAAAACCAACAAACTTTCAAATGTTTCATACAAGGAGCTCTATCAAACGACTGGCGGATTTTCTCCTAACAATTTAATTGGATCCGGTAGTTTTGGCTCTGTATATAAAGGAATtcttgagaaggaaaaaaagacaGTTGCTGTGAAAGTATTGAACCTTCAACAAAAAGGAGCTTCCAAGAGTTTCATGGCCGAATGCAATGCGTTAAGAAATATACGACATCGTAATCTCGTTAAGATCTTAACTTGTTGCTCCAGCATGGACTATAATGGCAATGAATTCAAAGCTCTGGTTTATGAATTCATGGCAAATGGAAACTTAGACAAGTGGCTGCACCAAGATAGAGACAATGAAAATCCACCAAGATATTTGAATCTTCTTCAAAGACTTAATATTGCAATTGATGTAGCTTCTGCACTACATTATCTTCATGATCATTGCGAAACACCAATCATTCATTGCGATTTAAAGCCAAGCAATGTTCTTCTTGAAGATGGCATGATTGCTAAAGtaagtgattttggtttggcaagAATCCTCTCTACATCAAATGATGtttctcaaaatcaaactaGCACGATTGGAATAAAGGGTACTATTGGCTACGCTGCTCCAG AATATGGAATGGGTGGTGAGGTATCAACACAAGGAGATGTTCATAGTTATGGGATTTTTGTGTTGGAGATGTTCACGAGAAAGAGACCCACTGACAAAATGTTCAAAGATGGTTTCAACCTTCATAACTTCGTTAATATGGGATTGCCAGAAAAACTTGTGCAAATTGTGGACCCAAATCTTCTCACGAGAGAAGTAAATGAATTGGCAATTGCAATTGAAGAAGATGGCCACAACAACGATGGCCACAGTGATACTGAGATAGCAGAAGAAAGAGTCCATGTTATGAATTTAAGCCAGATGAATTCTAATATGCAAAAGTGCCTACTTTCAGTTTTTAAGATAGGCCTTGCTTGTTCACTAGAATTGCCGAGAGAAAGAATGAATATGGGGGATGTCACCAGGGAATTATGTCGgatcaaaaatgcttttctacAGGTTGGGCTCCATGAATAA
- the LOC132174758 gene encoding cysteine synthase 2 isoform X2 — protein MAPVRTTGGVVVAAAISIFSMVMLSHLLSSKKNILRLSKKKKEKARNGLVDAIGNTPLIRINSLSEATGCEALESGELAQGGVVTEGSAGSTAISLATVAPAYGCKCHVVIPDDAAIEKSQILEALGATVERVRPVSITHRDHYVNIARRRALEANEVASKHRKSDQMDGKPVKQINGYTSDEEKQSSALLNNSRGGFFADQFENLANFRAHYEGTGPEILEQTGGNLDAFVAAAGTGGTVAGVSKFLQEKVPNIKSFLVDPPGSGLFNKVTRGVMYTREEAEGRRLKNPFDTITEGIGINRLTQNFLMAKLDGAFRGTDMEAVEMSRFLLKNDGLFLGSSSAMNCVGAVRVAQSIGPGHTIVTILCDSGMRHLSKFYNDEYLSQNGLTPKATGLEFLGIK, from the exons ATGGCACCCGTGAGAACCACAGGCGGTGTTGTTGTTGCCGCTGCAATCTCCATCTTCTCCATGGTCATGCTCTCTCACTTGCTCAGCTCCAAAAAGAACATCTTGCGcctctcaaagaagaagaaggaaaaggcCAGAAATGGGCTTGTTGATGCCATTGGCAACACCCCCTTGATTCGCATCAACAGCCTCTCTGAAGCCACTGGTTGCGAA GCTTTGGAATCTGGGGAGCTAGCTCAAGGTGGAGTTGTTACTGAGGGGAGCGCTGGCAGCACTGCCATCAGCCTTGCTACAGTTGCTCCTGCCTATGGATGCAAATGCCATGTGGTTATCCCTGATGATGCTGCTATCGAGAAG TCTCAAATACTTGAAGCCCTTGGAGCTACTGTTGAAAGGGTAAGACCCGTGTCAATTACACACAGAGACCACTATGTCAATATTGCACGGAGAAGAGCACTGGAAGCAAATGAGGTGGCATCAAAGCATAGAAAATCTGACCAAATGGATGGCAAACCCGTAAAGCAAATCAATGGTTACACATCCGATGAAGAGAAACAAAGTTCAGCTTTATTGAATAATAGTAGAGGTGGCTTCTTTGCTGATCAGTTTGAAAATCTTGCAAACTTCCGAGCACACTATGAGGGTACCGGGCCTGAGATTTTGGAACAGACTGGCGGTAATTTGGACGCATTTGTAGCAGCTGCAGGCACAGGAGGGACTGTGGCTGGTGTTTCCAAGTTTCTCCAG GAAAAAGTTCCAAACATCAAGTCCTTCCTGGTAGATCCTCCTGGTTCTGGTTTGTTCAATAAGGTAACAAGAGGGGTGATGTACACTAGAGAGGAGGCTGAAGGTCGCAGATTAAAGAATCCGTTTGACACAATAACAGAAGGAATTGGAATCAACAGGTTGACACAGAATTTCTTAATGGCAAAACTTGATGGGGCTTTTAGAGGCACAGACATGGAGGCTGTTGAAATGTCTAG GTTTCTTTTGAAGAATGACGGGCTCTTTCTTGGAAGTTCATCGGCTATGAATTGTGTTGGAGCTGTCAGAGTGGCACAGTCCATCGGCCCTGGTCACACTATTGTAACTATTCTTTGTGACAGTGGGATGAGGCATCTGAGCAAGTTTTACAATGATGAGTATCTGTCTCAGAATGGATTGACACCCAAGGCAACAGGATTAGAGTTTTTGGGCATCAAATGA
- the LOC132175686 gene encoding uncharacterized protein LOC132175686, with the protein MNMGKTAVNQILAILAYFLSFGFFPFLFTLAILILSTILLIVTFKKKKVILDEKPVEDEEGLICEQKNLPGKGVGETLHQPPLETAIQTEVVLQNEVESTHDVLVPSDSESSNDSVMGEKFDLNLICSNYMEQNLAMSDVSASDEDDDDSLIEICLPGSKSGGLDEEPKQKLQSNLPDLLPESIFEQQGLLELLAEINEMNEEENLIEIDLGLHPVFKVND; encoded by the coding sequence ATGAACATGGGTAAAACAGCTGTGAATCAAATCCTTGCAATTTTGGCTTACTTTCTTAGTTTTGgcttctttcctttcctttttacCCTTGCAATTTTGATTCTATCAACTATATTGCTCATTGTcacattcaaaaagaaaaaggtgattTTGGATGAGAAACCAGTAGAAGATGAGGAGGGTCTCATCTGTGAGCAGAAAAACCTCCCTGGAAAAGGAGTTGGAGAGACTCTTCATCAACCACCATTAGAAACAGCTATCCAGACTGAGGTTGTCCTACAAAATGAAGTTGAATCAACCCATGATGTTCTTGTTCCATCAGACAGTGAAAGTAGCAATGATTCTGTAATGGGTGAAAAGTTTGATCTCAATTTGATTTGTTCCAACTATATGGAACAAAATCTAGCAATGTCAGATGTTTCAGCTtctgatgaagatgatgacgaTAGCCTCATTGAAATCTGCCTTCCTGGCAGCAAGTCTGGTGGCCTAGATGAAGAACCAAAGCAAAAGCTGCAGTCAAATCTGCCTGATCTCTTGCCTGAATCAATTTTCGAGCAACAAGGCTTATTGGAGCTCTTGGCAGAGATCAATGAGATGAATGAAGAAGAGAATTTGATTGAGATTGATCTTGGGCTCCATCCAGTGTTCAAGGTTAACGATTGA
- the LOC132174939 gene encoding uncharacterized protein LOC132174939, with translation MDPSPAPTTPPVEEDEWDTDGFVIPSLEIGDPDQHRHDVSEVEASKPPSPKAKKEENIYLGPHGAPPSQSKQQELNSAGRKQKFKQKLKEADRRTSGTGRENKLESLRELVGGGKSTANVKGSSRDWLDPHCHESQFEKRNPQ, from the exons ATGGACCCGTCTCCAGCGCCAACCACTCCTCCAGTTGAAGAAGATGAGTGGg ACACCGATGGGTTTGTGATCCCAAGCCTGGAAATAGGGGACCCTGATCAACATAGGCATGATGTTTCAGAAGTAGAAGCCtcaaaacctccttctccaaaG gccaaaaaagaagagaacatCTACCTAGGGCCGCACGGGGCGCCCCCGTCACAGTCAAAGCAGCAGGAGCTGAATTCTGCTGGTCGTAAGCAGAAGTTCAAACAGAAATTGAAGGAAGCAGATCGGAGGACCAGTGGGACAGGTCGGGAGAATAAGTTAGAAAGTCTGCGAGAACTTGTGGGTGGTGGCAAATCAACTGCCAACGTGAAGGGCTCTTCCAGGGATTGGCTAGACCCACATTGCCATGAGTCTCAGTTTGAGAAGCGGAATCCCCAGTGA